The following are encoded together in the Daucus carota subsp. sativus chromosome 5, DH1 v3.0, whole genome shotgun sequence genome:
- the LOC108219999 gene encoding two-pore potassium channel 1 gives MANESAKVPLLAGLRDPSTPINQVVPQRRRFGHSKSLPLTEYIPPEFEDHSQLAGSKSLRDNLHPNLKRVLIFLVLYLAAGTICFYLVRDHIKGLKTNGILDSVYFCIVTMTTVGYGDLVPDSTPSKLLACVFVFSGMALICLALSSAADYLVEKQEFLLVRALHINQKVGELDILKEIETNRVRYKCFMVLSALVVLIVAGTAFLATVEKLDLIDAFYCVCSTITTLGYGDKSFSTAAGRIFAIFWILTSTICLGQLFFCIAEVNTEIRQRALVKLVLAKKVTNVDLEAADIDDDGVVGAAEFIIHRLKEMGKICQEDITAIMEQFEDLDVDQSGTLSPSDILLAQSSYTGN, from the exons ATGGCCAATGAAAGTGCAAAAGTACCCCTGCTGGCAGGCCTGAGAGACCCTTCAACTCCTATAAATCAAGTAGTTCCGCAAAGGAGGAGGTTCGGCCATAGTAAAAGCCTCCCGTTAACAGAATATATCCCTCCAGAATTTGAAGACCATAGCCAACTTGCCGGATCTAAGTCCCTACGTGATAACCTCCACCCAAATTTGAAGAGAGTCCTCATATTCCTAGTCCTCTACTTGGCTGCAGGTACCATTTGCTTCTACCTTGTTAGAGACCACATCAAGGGATTGAAAACAAATGGAATTCTTGATTCTGTTTACTTCTGCATTGTGACAATGACCACCGTTGGATATGGAGATCTTGTGCCTGATAGTACACCTTCAAAATTACTCGCTTGTGTGTTTGTCTTCTCTGGGATGGCTTTAATTTGTCTGGCTTTAAGCAGTGCAGCCGACTACTTAGTAGAGAAACAGGAATTTTTGTTAGTTAGAGCATTGCATATAAATCAGAAGGTTGGCGAATTGGACATCCTGAAGGAGATTGAAACCAACAGGGTGAGATACAAGTGTTTTATGGTACTGTCTGCTCTTGTGGTGCTTATAGTTGCTGGGACTGCCTTTCTTGCCACAGTTGAGAAACTAGACCTTATTGATGCTTTTTATTGTGTCTGTTCAACTATTACAACACTAGGTTATGGGGACAAGAGCTTTTCTACCGCAGCTGGGCGtatttttgcaatattttgGATATTGACGAGTACTATTTGCTTAGGTCAACTCTTCTTTTGTATTGCCGAGGTAAACACTGAAATCAGACAAAGGGCACTGGTCAAGTTGGTACTCGCAAAAAAGGTCACTAATGTGGATTTGGAGGCTGCTGATATTGATGATGATGGAGTTGTTGG ggCTGCTGAATTTATAATACATAGGCTCAAAGAGATGGGGAAAATTTGCCAGGAAGACATTACAGCAATCATGGAACAGTTTGAAGATCTTGATGTCGATCAGTCTGGAACTTTGTCTCCCTCTGATATCTTGCTGGCTCAATCATCTTATACAGGAAACTGA
- the LOC108220640 gene encoding uncharacterized protein LOC108220640: MDLSVQEDEWDTDGFEIPSLGMGGSEQGEGIIDIPAAEELKSSSFKGNKEEKIYLGPHGAPPQQPKQQELNSYGRKQKFKQKLKEADRKNSGSGRENKLENLRDLVGGEKTVVNVSKNSPRDWLDPHCHESEFEKHRVQ, translated from the exons ATGGATCTTTCTGTTCAAGAAGATGAATGGG ACACTGATGGATTTGAAATTCCAAGTTTGGGAATGGGAGGTTCTGAACAAGGTGAAGGTATAATTGATATTCCGGCAGCAGAAGAGTTAAAATCTTCATCCTTCAAG GGTAATAAGGAGGAAAAAATATACCTTGGACCCCATGGAGCTCCTCCACAACAACCAAAGCAACAAGAACTTAATTCCTATGGTCGGAAGCAGAAGTTCAAGCAGAAACTGAAAGAGGCAGACCGAAAAAATAGTGGTTCCGGACGAGAAAATAAGTTAGAGAATTTGAGGGATCTTGTTGGTGGTGAAAAAACAGTTGTAAACGTGTCAAAGAATTCTCCCAGAGATTGGCTAGACCCACACTGTCATGAGTCTGAGTTTGAAAAGCACCGTGTGCAGTAA
- the LOC108221051 gene encoding L-ascorbate peroxidase, cytosolic translates to MGKSYPEVSEEYKVAVDKCTRKLRGYIASKGCFGIMLRVAWHSAGTYDVKTKTGGPFGTMRFKAEQSHNANNGLENAVQLLEPIKEQFPIISYGDLYQLAGVVAVQLTGGPDIPFHPGRKDQNEPVKEGRLPDAELGADHLRDVFVKAMGLSDKDIVVLSGGHTLGSCHKERSGYEGPWTRNPCIFDNSYFKELLSGEKEGLVQLPTDKSLLKDPVFRPLVEKYAADEDAFFADYAVSHMKLSELGFAEA, encoded by the exons ATGGGAAAAAGCTACCCAGAGGTCAGTGAGGAGTACAAGGTTGCTGTTGATAAGTGCACAAGGAAGCTAAGAGGGTACATTGCTTCTAAGGGCTGCTTTGGGATTATGCTTCGTGTCGC GTGGCACTCGGCGGGTACTTATGACGTTAAAACCAAGACCGGAGGTCCTTTTGGAACAATGAGATTCAAGGCTGAGCAATCTCATAATGCCAACAATGGCCTTGAAAATGCTGTGCAACTTTTAGAGCCCATCAAGGAGCAGTTTCCCATTATCTCTTACGGTGATTTATATCAG TTGGCTGGAGTAGTTGCTGTCCAACTTACCGGAGGACCTGATATTCCATTTCACCCAGGAAGAAAG GACCAAAATGAGCCAGTAAAAGAAGGCCGCTTGCCCGATGCTGAATTGG GAGCTGACCATTTGAGAGATGTGTTTGTAAAAGCAATGGGGCTTTCTGACAAGGATATTGTTGTCCTCTCCGGTGGCCATACCCTG GGAAGCTGTCATAAGGAACGTTCTGGGTATGAAGGACCCTGGACAAGAAATCCTTGCATCTTCGATAACTCGTACTTCAA GGAGCTCTTGTCTGGAGAGAAGGAAGGGCTTGTCCAATTGCCAACTGACAAGTCTCTTCTCAAAGACCCTGTCTTCCGTCCCCTTGTTGAGAAATATGCTGCT GATGAGGATGCATTCTTTGCGGACTACGCAGTATCTCACATGAAGCTCTCTGAACTGGG GTTCGCGGAGGCTTAA
- the LOC108222030 gene encoding meiotic recombination protein SPO11-1-like isoform X1, whose amino-acid sequence MEGNNSISRPSDMLIRIKDFTRSIIKGMCKEQSSFVVHIDRFRNYCTDSSGHCCCSSDTAKGKELITLQRECHVHRLDVLLRVLLIVQQLLQENKHGSKRDIFYMHPSVFREQSVVDRAINDICILLQCSRHNLNVVSVGKGLVMGWLRFSEAGRIFDCINSPNSAHPVPVNVEDVKDIMSVAKYILIVEKESVFQRLSNDQFCKKNQCIVITGRGYPDVPTRRFLRLIIEKLCLPTYCLVDCDPYGFDILTTYRFGSMQMAFDAKFLRISNIQWIGVFISDVDRFSLPQHCLLPLTNEDKSRTEALLRRCYLEREVPEWRLELELLMQRGVKFEIEALSAHSLSFLSEVYVPSKIKAEPSTQQLGSATQTKRPSTLGAQPLGTKSPSINREHSFTIVRRTFNLPCILQSINFSQSICPSFIHFFRN is encoded by the exons ATGGAGGGAAACAATTCAATCTCGCGCCCATCCGATATGTTGATCAGAATCAAGG ATTTTACTCGATCGATAATCAAAGGTATGTGTAAGGAACAATCTTCTTTTGTTGTGCACATTGATCGATTCAGGAACTACTGTACTGACTCTTCTGGTCACTG TTGCTGCAGTTCTGATACGGCCAAGGGAAAGGAGCTTATAACACTACAACGTGAATGTCATGTTCATCGGCTGG ATGTCTTGCTAAGAGTGCTGCTGATTGTTCAGCAACTTCTGCAAGAAAACAAGCATGGCTCAAAGAGGGATATATTCTACATGCATCCATCTGTTTTTAGAG AACAGTCGGTGGTTGACCGTGCAATCAATGACATCTGCATCCTTCTGCAGTGCAGTCGCCACAATCTGAATGTA GTGTCTGTTGGGAAAGG aTTGGTGATGGGATGGCTAAGATTCTCAGAAGCTGGAAGGATATTTGATTGCATTAACAGTCCCAATTCT GCTCATCCTGTTCCGGTGAACGTTGAAGACGTAAAAG ATATCATGAGTGTTGccaaatatatattgattgtggAGAAAGAATCAG TTTTTCAGCGACTATCCAATGATCAGTTCTGCAAGAAAAACCAGTGTATTGTCATCACA GGAAGAGGTTATCCAGATGTTCCCACAAGAAG GTTTCTGCGGCTCATCATTGAAAAGTTGTGCCTGCCTACATATTGCTTAGTAGATTGTGATCCATATGGCTTTGACATCTTGACTACATATCGATTTGGTTCAATG CAAATGGCATTTGATGCAAAATTTCTACGTATAAGCAATATACAATGGATTGGAGTATTTATTTCTGATGTGGATAGATTTAGTCTTCCGCAACACTGTCTACTTCCTTTGACCAATGAAG ACAAGTCGAGAACTGAAGCATTGTTGCGTAGATGTTACTTGGAAAGAGAAGTGCCAGAATGGAG GTTGGAGCTGGAGTTGCTGATGCAAAGAGGAGTCAAATTTGAGATTGAAGCATTGTCAGCACACTCACTTTCTTTCTTGTCAGAGGTTTATGTGCCATCTAAGATTAAAG CTGAACCCAGTACACAACAACTCGGATCTGCAACGCAAACAAAACGACCCTCCACACTTGGAGCACAACCTCTTGGTACCAAATCCCCTTCTATCAACCGTGAACACTCCTTCACAATCGTCAGACGGACATTCAATCTCCCGTGCATTCTCCAAAgcataaatttcagtcaaagcaTTTGTCCATCTTTCATACACTTTTTCCGGAATTAA
- the LOC108222030 gene encoding meiotic recombination protein SPO11-1-like isoform X2, protein MEGNNSISRPSDMLIRIKDFTRSIIKGMCKEQSSFVVHIDRFRNYCTDSSGHCCCSSDTAKGKELITLQRECHVHRLDVLLRVLLIVQQLLQENKHGSKRDIFYMHPSVFREQSVVDRAINDICILLQCSRHNLNVVSVGKGLVMGWLRFSEAGRIFDCINSPNSAHPVPVNVEDVKDIMSVAKYILIVEKESVFQRLSNDQFCKKNQCIVITGRGYPDVPTRRFLRLIIEKLCLPTYCLVDCDPYGFDILTTYRFGSMQMAFDAKFLRISNIQWIGVFISDVDRFSLPQHCLLPLTNEDKSRTEALLRRCYLEREVPEWRLELELLMQRGVKFEIEALSAHSLSFLSEVYVPSKIKGELQI, encoded by the exons ATGGAGGGAAACAATTCAATCTCGCGCCCATCCGATATGTTGATCAGAATCAAGG ATTTTACTCGATCGATAATCAAAGGTATGTGTAAGGAACAATCTTCTTTTGTTGTGCACATTGATCGATTCAGGAACTACTGTACTGACTCTTCTGGTCACTG TTGCTGCAGTTCTGATACGGCCAAGGGAAAGGAGCTTATAACACTACAACGTGAATGTCATGTTCATCGGCTGG ATGTCTTGCTAAGAGTGCTGCTGATTGTTCAGCAACTTCTGCAAGAAAACAAGCATGGCTCAAAGAGGGATATATTCTACATGCATCCATCTGTTTTTAGAG AACAGTCGGTGGTTGACCGTGCAATCAATGACATCTGCATCCTTCTGCAGTGCAGTCGCCACAATCTGAATGTA GTGTCTGTTGGGAAAGG aTTGGTGATGGGATGGCTAAGATTCTCAGAAGCTGGAAGGATATTTGATTGCATTAACAGTCCCAATTCT GCTCATCCTGTTCCGGTGAACGTTGAAGACGTAAAAG ATATCATGAGTGTTGccaaatatatattgattgtggAGAAAGAATCAG TTTTTCAGCGACTATCCAATGATCAGTTCTGCAAGAAAAACCAGTGTATTGTCATCACA GGAAGAGGTTATCCAGATGTTCCCACAAGAAG GTTTCTGCGGCTCATCATTGAAAAGTTGTGCCTGCCTACATATTGCTTAGTAGATTGTGATCCATATGGCTTTGACATCTTGACTACATATCGATTTGGTTCAATG CAAATGGCATTTGATGCAAAATTTCTACGTATAAGCAATATACAATGGATTGGAGTATTTATTTCTGATGTGGATAGATTTAGTCTTCCGCAACACTGTCTACTTCCTTTGACCAATGAAG ACAAGTCGAGAACTGAAGCATTGTTGCGTAGATGTTACTTGGAAAGAGAAGTGCCAGAATGGAG GTTGGAGCTGGAGTTGCTGATGCAAAGAGGAGTCAAATTTGAGATTGAAGCATTGTCAGCACACTCACTTTCTTTCTTGTCAGAGGTTTATGTGCCATCTAAGATTAAAGGTGAATTGCAAAT CTGA